In Leptotrichia buccalis C-1013-b, the genomic window AACTTTTAACTGGTTTTTATTTAATTTTTCAACAATATTACTTTTTTAACTTTTCATAAGTTTTTTCCAAAATTTCTTCAAATGATAAATTTGTTTTAAATCCAGCAGCCTTTATATGCCCACCGCCGCCAAAAATAGAAGCTATTTCATTTACATTATACTTATCATTGGCACGGAAACTCCCTTTCAAAGCACCATCTGCATCTTCTCTCACAAATAACGATATTTCCATTCCTTCAATACGAAGAAGCATTTCAGCTGTCCCATCTGTTTCATCCTTTTCAATACCAAGCTCTTTCATTTTTTTGCTTGTCAAATAATAGCTTGCAAATTTATAATTTTCATCAATTATTTTATTTTTATAAACTTCACCTATAAGGTCAACCTTTTTTTCACTCATTTCAAAAATAATGTTTGAAATCTTATGATTATTTGCTCCTGCTCCAATTAATTTGGAACAGACGAGGAAAGTATGCTCTGTAACATTATCGTGTCTAAAATTGCCTGTATCATTAATAATTCCAAGATACATATATTCTGCTATTTTTTTAGTTAATTCAATATCAAAAACTTCTAAAAACTGATGCAAAAGCTCTCCTGTACTGCAAATACTTTCCACATAATTAAAATCAGCATGTTCAGTATTGCTTATATGATGGTCAATATTGATTGACTGTTCACTTTGTCTTTTTATTTCAACAGATTTCCCATATCTTTCTTCATTTGCACAATCCAAACTTATAAACAAATCAAATTTTTCATTATTCTGAAAATTATTTTTAAATTCATCTACAAAACTTTCATAATTAAAAATCAGTTTTGTATCTTCAAAATGTCGCATATATTTTGGCAATTTGTCATCAACAACAATTTTTACCATTTTTTCCATATTATTTTTTTTACAGTATGCTTTTATCATAAAATAAAATGCTAAAAGAGAACCAAGTGCATCTCCATCTGGATTAATATGTGCTGTTAAGATTATATTTTTAGCAATTTTTATTTTGTCAACAATTTCTTTTGGTAAAATATTTCCTTTATAATTTTTATTCATAAAATTTTATTTTTCATTTTCAACTTTCTATAAATTTTAGTTTTTTTATATTTTTTACTCTATTCTATTTTCCAACGGAACGAATCATATATCCACCGCCAGATTTTGCTTTTGCCTGATTTTCCATAGCTTTTAATGTATTAGGATTATCTGTCATATTTGACATTACAACATAGGCTGTTCTTCCGTTTACTGTTGTTTTTTTATAATAAAAATTTTTTCCTAATTTTTTAGTTATTTCTTTGGCTGAAGATTCTGAACCTACTGAAGCTACTTGTATATACTTTCTTGGTCCTTTTGGAGTCTGAGCTTCCTTTTTTTTAGCTTCAGCTTTTGCTTTTTCTTCTGCTTGTTTACGTGCTTGCTTTTTAGCCTCTTCTTGACGTTTTTGTTCGGCTATTTTTGCTTGTTCTAATTTTTGTGCTTCTAACTTTTTTTGCTCTTCTTTTTTTTTCTTTTCAGCAGCATTTTCATCGATTTTTACTTGATTTTTATTGTCATCTTTTGGTAAATCTATCGACTGTGCAGGCTTAGTATTTTCAATTTCCTTAGCGACTGTTTCGTTATTATTTTCTATAACTTGAGTTGGTAAAGTTAAATTGTTCTTATATTCTTTAGAATTATAAAAATCTTTTTTTCTAATTTTCATATCTTTTGTAATGCTATCCGTTGTAGTAACTTTTGAATTTTTATATCCTATTATTAGCACTATAGCATAAACAAAAATTGCAACAATCCCAATAGCTCTCATTACTTTAAACGGATTTAATCGAAAACTCATTTTTTCTCCTTTCTTTTTCTTTACAATTAAATTTTAATTTCTAAATAATTTCCTTTAATATTTTTTTGGAATTTTCTGCCGCAAGTTTTACAAAACTTGTATATTCCATCCCTGAATCATCAGTAATTGAATCAGATATTGAACGGATTATCAGGAATTTTATACCTAATCTCGCACATACCTGAGCTACGGCTCCACTTTCCATATCCACACAAAGTGCATCAAAATCTTTTCCCAATTGAATTTTTACATCCTTTTTACTTATAAACTGATCCCCTGTCAAAATTCTTCCAAGCAGTATTTGATGATTTATATTATTTATTTTCGCAGTTTTCTCAATCAAATATTTATCTGATTCAAAGGCCCATTCTTTCATTTGAGGGATTTGTCCCATTTTATATCCAAATGCTGTAGCATCGACATCGTGTTGAACAATATCTCTTCCGATAACTACATCCCCTATTTTTAGTCTTGCATCCAGCGATCCAGCTACCCCTGAAAAAATTACTTCTTTCACATTAAATTTTTCAATTAACAAAGTTGCTGTAATTGCTGCATTTACTTTTCCAATTCCAGATTGTACAAATACAATCTCTTTTTCATTAAATTTCCCAGTAAAAAATGATATCTCATTTATTACGATTTCCTTTATATTTTCAATTTCTTTTTTTATTGCCTCGGCTTCTTCAATCACAGCCGCGATAATTCCCGTCATAGTTTCCTCCATTTAAATTTATTAATTAATCAATTTGCTCTTCATCATCACTTTCTATACTTTCTATATTACTATCATCACCAATGTTAATAGTATTTGCTCCAGCTTCATAAATATAAGTGTCTTTCAGCTTACAAGTTTTTACTTCGTCTGTATTAATAATTGCCTGAAATTCCCATTTTTCATTTTTGGAAAGGGAACTTATATTATCAACGGCATCTCCAACCTTTGCATTGTTCTTGTCAAAACATGGAACTTCTATTGTTAGATTTCTTTTAGTTATTCCGTTATGTGTCAATATTCCTGTAACAACTGTTTTTCCATTCGTTATTTCCACTTCTGAGCCTGAAAATTTATATTTTGTATTTTTAGCTTTTATTTCACCATCTTTTCCACCTATAATTCCGCCAATTATTTTCCCTGAAGTGCTAATAACTGCTCCTGTTATCCCACCTGCAGCCTTTATTGTTCCGCCAACTACACTTCCAACTCCACTTATAGCACTGCAAGAGGAAGTCATTAGCATTGTTCCTGTCATTAAAATTCTTTTTCTCAATTTTCTTTCCTTTTTAGTTTAATTTTTTTATCGTATTTCCGAACTTCTATTAGTATCAATAGGATAACATATTCCTGATAAAAAAACAAGGCAATTCATCTTTATCACTTAAAAATTAAGCTAGAATCTTTGCCCGTATTTATTTAAATTATTGTTCTCAAAATTTCAAAATTTCCAATAGTTTTTGTGTTGATTCTGACAGGAATTAAAACTGTTTCACCTTTTTTGACTGGAAGTTCTTCATTTTCTCCCCATACAATTTTTCCTTCCCCTTCCAGAATTGAGTAAATTGTCATGCTTTCATTGTTTACATCTTCAAAAGAATCAGTAAATTTTACTTTATCAATTGAATAGTATTCTTTTTCTATAATATGTTTTCTCAAAATATCTTTCCCATTTTCAGAAGCATCAAACTCAGTATTTTTTATTTTAACTTCTTTTCCAAAATCAATTACATCAGCAGAATCCTGTAAATGCAGTTCTCTTTTTTTTCCATTTTCATCAATTCTGTCAAAATCATAAATTCTATAAGTTACATCTGAATTTTGCTGAACTTCTGCAAAAAGTACGCTTCCTTTTAATGAGGCGTGAACTGTTCCCGGTGTAATATCAATAAAATCACCTTTTTTAACAGTTTTTTCTTCAAATAACCCGTCAAAATCATTCTTTTCCACTTTTTCTAAAAATTTTTCCTTTGTAATACCAGGTTTTATTCCCAAAATCAAAGTAGCGTCATCACTTGCCTCCATTATATACCAAGATTCGCTTTTTCCAAATTCATTGTGTTTTTTTAAGGCAACTTCATCGCTTGGATGCACCTGGATAGAAAGTCTGTCGTTTACGTCCAGATATTTTATAAGAAGCGGAAATTTATTTGGATATTTTTCATAAACCTTTTTTCCAGTAAGCTCTCCTTTATACTCCTTGTAAATATCATCCAGTCTTTGTCCAGCCAAAGCACCATTTTCTACAATACCCATTCCATGTGGATGTGCCGACACTTCCCAAGACTCGCCAATTTTTTTACCTTCAGGTAGCGTCATTCCCAATTTTGTTTCAAATTCACGTCCACCCCACACTTTTTCCACAAAAAATTTTTTAAACTTCATTGGATATAACATAAAAATCGCTCCCTTGTTTATATAATTATTTTTTAATATTTCTTTACTTAATAATAACATTTTAAACTGAATTTTACAATAATATAATTAAAAAAATTTTACAAAAAAACCTGCAAAGATTGTTTGCAGGGGAAAAATCTTTTTTTCATTTTTGGGGTGCTATCTTCTACTTAAAAAATAGTAGACAACTACAAATTGAATTATGATATAAATTATATCACGCTCCACTGGTATCACCCCAGACTTGTGTAAAATATGAGGTTCGGTTTTCCTCAAAAATATTATATCATACTATTACAAAATATTAATTTTTTTATTTAATCATTATTTAAAAATTTTTTATAATTATATAAAAACTGCCCTAAATTTTAAGGCAGTTTAACCGATTTTTTTATTTACACACGTCTGTTTTTTACAAAATAATTATACTATAAAAAAACATTTTTATCAATCAATTTGAAAAATTTTTGTTAATATTGTAAAATGTTTAAAAGGTGATTTTTAATGTTAAGAGGTTAAAGAATATGCACGTTTACGATGAGCAGAAAATTGAAAAGAAAAAGATAAAAAGACGTTTGTTTATTTTAATGAATAGCTTAATGTATGTGATTATTCCAATTATAATAGGATTTTTGAAAATTAATAAAAATATTATCTCTATTTGGTTAATAATTATTTTTGGAATTTTGAAGTTTTATTTGGAAACAAAAAAGGATTTTGTAAATGAGTATGAAAAAGAAGATAAAGAAACTGGAGATTTTGAGGAAACTTTGCGAAAAGAGAAGTTAAAAAAGAAAATTTTTTATTTAAAGATGGGCTGTGTATCAGTTTGTTTAATTGTAATAACTCTAATTAACATAAATATATTTCAGTTGCCAAGTTATGTCAGAGATTTAAAAGAAATTAGGAAAATTATTTCAAATAGCAAAGAACTTTATGTAAATGGGAAAAAACTTGAAAATACAGAAGATGTAAAAAAGTGGATTTGGGACTCTACAAATTATTTTGAGATTTTGTGGGATTACAAGAGGACAGCTAATATAGGAGAGCCCAAAATAAAGGCAACTTTATCCAATGAGAAAGGACAGTATCTAGTAATTGAGAAAAAAGATTACGGATGGAGTTTTTTGAAAATGAAAGAAAATCATTACTACAAGTTAGGTGTTACTTACAAAAAAGATGTCGACAGAACAATTGGAATGGAAAAATCTTTGGGACTTATTCCTCAAGATTAAATATTTTAACTTTATCAAAATTTCGTTTTCAAATTTTCTAATAACTGGCTTTATTAAATATTTTAGGCTATTTTGTCAAAAAATACGATAAAAATTCACTTGGAACTTTAATAATGACAATTCCCTTTTTTACATCTTGATGTAAATTTAATTTCATCAAGAAAAATAACTTTATACAAATATAATTGTAAATTTTACATATTTTGTAAATAAAGAAAAGATGTAAATATAAAAAATATACTTGACATAATTGAAAATGGCTATATAATAATAGTAATAAGTATTTTAATCAAAATTTAAAAAATATTAAAGGAAGTGAAAAAATGCGTGTAATTATCTTGAAAAATGCTGATGAAGTTGCAAAATGGAGTGCATATCAAATAGCTAAAAAAATATTAAAATTTAATCCTACAAAAGAAAAGCCTTTTGTATTAGGGCTTCCTACTGGTTCTACACCGCTTGCAACTTATAAAGAACTAATAAATTTATACAATGAAAAAATATTGTCATTTGAAAATGTTGTAACTTTCAATATGGATGAATATGTTGGATTAAAGCCAGAAGATCCACAAAGTTACCATTATTTTATGAACGAAAACTTTTTTAAATATATTAATATAAAAAAAGAAAATATAAATATTCTGGATGGATGTGCGAAAGATTTGGAAAAGGAATGTCAAGATTATGAGGAAAAAATAAAAAAAGTTGGCGGGATTCAGCTATTTTTAGGCGGTGTTGGAGAAGATGGACATATAGCATTTAACGAGCCAGGTTCATCGCTTTCATCACATACACGTGACAAAGATTTGACTTATGATACAATCTTGGCAAATTCTAGATTTTTTGACAACGATATTGAAAAAGTACCAAAATTGGCTTTGACAATAGGTGTAGGAACATTAATGGAGTCAAAGGAAGTTATGATTCTTGCAAATGGCTATAAAAAGGCTCGTGCAGTTTATCATGGCGTAGAAGGCGGAGTAAATCATCTCTGGACAATTTCGGCTTTGCAGCTGCATAGAAGGGCGGTACTGGTAATTGATGAGATGGCGGCTTCAGATATAAAGGTTAAGACATATAGGTATTTTAAGGAAATTGAAGCTAAGAACTTGGATTTGGAAGAGTATAAAAAATATTTGATTGAATTAGCAAAATAGAGAGGAATTGTTGAGATGATTATAAAAAATGCGAAAATTTTTGATGGGGAGAAGTTTATTGGGGAAAATGCGGTTGTTTTAGAGGGGAAATTTATAAAAAAAGTAACAGATTTTGATTTGATTGAGGAAAAGGAAGTGGAAAATCAGGAAGTAATTGATGTCAAAGGGATGGTATTGTCGCCAGGGTTTATTGATTTGCAGATTAACGGATGTGGAGGAGTGCTGTTTAATGATGATATTTCGAGAAAAACACTTGAGATAATGAATGAGACTAATAAAAGATACGGATGTACTTCGTTTTTGCCTACACTTATAACTTCGCCTGATGAGAAAATTGAGAAATCCTTGAATCTTATGAAGGAAATGGAAGATAAGGAGGAAATTGGAGTTTTGGGGCTTCATATTGAAGGGCCGTATATAAGTGTTGAGAAAAAGGGGATTCACCGTCCTGAATATATAAGAGTCCTGTCTGATGAAATGGTGCAAAAAATAGCGGAGGCAGGGACTGAGGTTACGAAAATAATAACAATTGCACCTGAAAAGGCTAAGATTGAACATCTTGAAAAATTGAAAAAGGGGGGGATTAATATCGCTGTGGGGCATACGAATGCAACTTATAAGGAATGCATGGAAAAGAAAGACTATTTTAACTGTGCGACACATTTATATAATGCAATGAGGGCGTTGGATTCGAGAGAGCCTGGAGTTGTAGGATTTTTATTCAATAATGATACTACAAATTGCGGGATAATAGTTGACGGGCTTCATATGGATTTTGCTTCTGTGGAAATTGCTAAGAAAATATTGAAGGATAGGCTTTATCTCGTGACAGATGCGGTTAGCCCAGCTGGAACTGATAATATGACGGAATTTATGTTCGAAGGGAATAGAGTTTTGTATAAGGATGGTAAATGTGTTTCGCCAGAAGGGACTTTGGGAGGTTCTGCCCTAGTTATGATTGATGGAGTGAAAAATCTTGTGGAAAAAGTTTATGTTTCGCTAGAAGAAGCGCTTAGAATGGCTACTTCTTATCCAGCAGAGGCTGTAGCTGTGGATGGAAAATATGGATTTATAAAGGAAGGATATTTTGCGGATTTGACGTATTTTGATGAAAAATTTAACGTGAAAGGAACTGTAAGTAAGGGAAAATTGACAAAATATTAAAAAGAGTTGTATAATAGACTTAAAATCTTAGGAAATATTTTTTAAAATTGCAAAATATAACTGGAAAAATTTGAAAAAAAGTGCTTTTTTTGCTATACTTTAGTTGAAAAAATAATTTAAGTTTTTAAATTTATAATATTGTTTGATTTTAAAGTTGCGTTACTATGTGTGAAACGAGAGGGATTTTTTGATTTAAGAAAATCTGAAAAATAAAATATTTATATTAAAGGAGAAAAAATATGGAAAAATTGAATTTTAATTATCAATTTGCAAAAAATTTTTTTAACGAAAATGAACTAAAACAAATTAAACCGTATGTGGAATTGGCAAATGAAGTGCTGACTTCAAAAACAGGAGCAGGAAATGACTTTTTAGGATGGGTTGACTTGCCTGAAAATTATAATAAAGATGAATTTGCTAGAATTAAAAAGGCGGCTGAAAAAATTAAAAATGATTCAGAGGTTTTAATAGTAATCGGAATTGGAGGATCTTATTTAGGGGCAAAAGCTGCAATTGAGTTTTTATCACACAGCTTTTACAATAACTTGCCAAAAGATAAAAGAAAAACTCCTGAAATTTATTTTGCAGGAACAAATATGAGCGGTGTTTATTTGCAGCATTTAATTGAAGTTGTTGGAGATAGAGATTTTTCAGTAAACGTAATTTCAAAATCTGGAACTACAACTGAACCTGCGATTGCATTCAGAGTGTTCAAAAAAATGCTGGAAGAAAAATATGGAAAAGAAGAAGCTGCAAAAAGAATTTACGCTACAACAGATAAAGAGCGTGGAGCATTAAAAACACTTGCAACAGCTGAAGGATACGAAACTTTTGTTGTACCTGACAACGTTGGAGGAAGATTTTCTGTATTGACTGCAGTAGGACTTTTACCAATTGCTGCGGCTGGAATTAATATTGATGATTTGATGGCTGGAGCAAAAGATGC contains:
- a CDS encoding type I phosphomannose isomerase catalytic subunit → MLYPMKFKKFFVEKVWGGREFETKLGMTLPEGKKIGESWEVSAHPHGMGIVENGALAGQRLDDIYKEYKGELTGKKVYEKYPNKFPLLIKYLDVNDRLSIQVHPSDEVALKKHNEFGKSESWYIMEASDDATLILGIKPGITKEKFLEKVEKNDFDGLFEEKTVKKGDFIDITPGTVHASLKGSVLFAEVQQNSDVTYRIYDFDRIDENGKKRELHLQDSADVIDFGKEVKIKNTEFDASENGKDILRKHIIEKEYYSIDKVKFTDSFEDVNNESMTIYSILEGEGKIVWGENEELPVKKGETVLIPVRINTKTIGNFEILRTII
- a CDS encoding DHH family phosphoesterase; translated protein: MNKNYKGNILPKEIVDKIKIAKNIILTAHINPDGDALGSLLAFYFMIKAYCKKNNMEKMVKIVVDDKLPKYMRHFEDTKLIFNYESFVDEFKNNFQNNEKFDLFISLDCANEERYGKSVEIKRQSEQSINIDHHISNTEHADFNYVESICSTGELLHQFLEVFDIELTKKIAEYMYLGIINDTGNFRHDNVTEHTFLVCSKLIGAGANNHKISNIIFEMSEKKVDLIGEVYKNKIIDENYKFASYYLTSKKMKELGIEKDETDGTAEMLLRIEGMEISLFVREDADGALKGSFRANDKYNVNEIASIFGGGGHIKAAGFKTNLSFEEILEKTYEKLKK
- a CDS encoding FxLYD domain-containing protein, which produces MRKRILMTGTMLMTSSCSAISGVGSVVGGTIKAAGGITGAVISTSGKIIGGIIGGKDGEIKAKNTKYKFSGSEVEITNGKTVVTGILTHNGITKRNLTIEVPCFDKNNAKVGDAVDNISSLSKNEKWEFQAIINTDEVKTCKLKDTYIYEAGANTINIGDDSNIESIESDDEEQID
- a CDS encoding SPOR domain-containing protein, translated to MSFRLNPFKVMRAIGIVAIFVYAIVLIIGYKNSKVTTTDSITKDMKIRKKDFYNSKEYKNNLTLPTQVIENNNETVAKEIENTKPAQSIDLPKDDNKNQVKIDENAAEKKKKEEQKKLEAQKLEQAKIAEQKRQEEAKKQARKQAEEKAKAEAKKKEAQTPKGPRKYIQVASVGSESSAKEITKKLGKNFYYKKTTVNGRTAYVVMSNMTDNPNTLKAMENQAKAKSGGGYMIRSVGK
- a CDS encoding 5'-methylthioadenosine/adenosylhomocysteine nucleosidase; the protein is MTGIIAAVIEEAEAIKKEIENIKEIVINEISFFTGKFNEKEIVFVQSGIGKVNAAITATLLIEKFNVKEVIFSGVAGSLDARLKIGDVVIGRDIVQHDVDATAFGYKMGQIPQMKEWAFESDKYLIEKTAKINNINHQILLGRILTGDQFISKKDVKIQLGKDFDALCVDMESGAVAQVCARLGIKFLIIRSISDSITDDSGMEYTSFVKLAAENSKKILKEII
- a CDS encoding glucose-6-phosphate isomerase produces the protein MEKLNFNYQFAKNFFNENELKQIKPYVELANEVLTSKTGAGNDFLGWVDLPENYNKDEFARIKKAAEKIKNDSEVLIVIGIGGSYLGAKAAIEFLSHSFYNNLPKDKRKTPEIYFAGTNMSGVYLQHLIEVVGDRDFSVNVISKSGTTTEPAIAFRVFKKMLEEKYGKEEAAKRIYATTDKERGALKTLATAEGYETFVVPDNVGGRFSVLTAVGLLPIAAAGINIDDLMAGAKDAMNDFANKNMDENQALQYAAVRNILHRKGKHLELMVNYEPRVHYLAEWWKQLFGESEGKDGKGLYPTSADFSADLHSLGQYIQEGQRLFFETVVSIGKPEVEFVIESDKDNLDGLNFIAGKTLDYVNKKATDGVILAHIDGNVPNLGVNIPEATPYHLGYTFYFFEKACGVSGYLLGVNPFDQPGVEAYKKNMFALLGKPGYEEAGKELEKKLNEVK
- the nagB gene encoding glucosamine-6-phosphate deaminase produces the protein MRVIILKNADEVAKWSAYQIAKKILKFNPTKEKPFVLGLPTGSTPLATYKELINLYNEKILSFENVVTFNMDEYVGLKPEDPQSYHYFMNENFFKYINIKKENINILDGCAKDLEKECQDYEEKIKKVGGIQLFLGGVGEDGHIAFNEPGSSLSSHTRDKDLTYDTILANSRFFDNDIEKVPKLALTIGVGTLMESKEVMILANGYKKARAVYHGVEGGVNHLWTISALQLHRRAVLVIDEMAASDIKVKTYRYFKEIEAKNLDLEEYKKYLIELAK
- the nagA gene encoding N-acetylglucosamine-6-phosphate deacetylase, whose translation is MIIKNAKIFDGEKFIGENAVVLEGKFIKKVTDFDLIEEKEVENQEVIDVKGMVLSPGFIDLQINGCGGVLFNDDISRKTLEIMNETNKRYGCTSFLPTLITSPDEKIEKSLNLMKEMEDKEEIGVLGLHIEGPYISVEKKGIHRPEYIRVLSDEMVQKIAEAGTEVTKIITIAPEKAKIEHLEKLKKGGINIAVGHTNATYKECMEKKDYFNCATHLYNAMRALDSREPGVVGFLFNNDTTNCGIIVDGLHMDFASVEIAKKILKDRLYLVTDAVSPAGTDNMTEFMFEGNRVLYKDGKCVSPEGTLGGSALVMIDGVKNLVEKVYVSLEEALRMATSYPAEAVAVDGKYGFIKEGYFADLTYFDEKFNVKGTVSKGKLTKY